The nucleotide sequence TTTTCAGGTAATACACGAAAGTGAGCTCTCCGGTGCGAGCCGGCAGTATCTGGTTGAAGAAGTTCTGGTAGCTCGAAACGGTGAAGTGATCGAAAAATCCGAGGCCCAGGCTTTTCAGCAGCAGGGAATAACGCAGGGTCTTGAAGATATTGGCAAAGGTGTAGGCAACACAGGAGTATAAAACCAGGTCGATGCGCGCCAGGAGAAAGGTCTCGAAGGTCCGCCGGTAATCGATTTTCCGGAGGAGAAACCACACCAGGAAGAGAGACAAGGCGAGGAAGACCAGGGTCTTGACGCTGAAAATCCGCCGCTTTCGCTCGCGTATTATCTCATCGGGAGTTGATGGGGCCGGCCTGTTGTCTTCCATGGGTCTGCCGCGCGTCACCGGTTGCGGCTTATTTTTTTTATGATCTCCGCCAGGAGGCCGAAGAAGAAGGTCTGCAGCCCCATGAAGAGGCACCCCAGCACCGCGTTGACGTGAACGACCGGCTTCAGGTTGTACCCCAGGATGTAGAGGACCAGCTCCGCGAGAAAAACGATGAGCCCGGTGGACAGGAACAGAAGGCCGATGGTCCCGAATATCTTCATCGGCTCGACGATGACCAGCACCATGAGGATCTGGAACCCCACCTTGAAGGGGTACTTGAGGGATATGAAGGATTTCCCGGTGACGCGCTTCCTGAAGCTGACGTCCACGTGGGCGAAGCGCATCCCCTTGTGGTACGAATCGAGAAGGATCTGCTGCGTGTAATTGTAGTCGCCGGGAAGGCTGAATACACTCAGGTAATCACGGTTGATGGCGAAAATGCCGGGCTGGCTGTCTTTCAGCGGCCATCCCGTGAGGAAGCGCATGAGGCCGGTGAAGACCTTGTTGCCGATATGGCGAAC is from Spirochaetota bacterium and encodes:
- a CDS encoding glycosyltransferase family 2 protein, with amino-acid sequence MPAKKSSTKLIVVVPAYNEAERIGDTIKALRAISGKMKKQEIDFQVYVVDDGSKDDTRAISQAAGANRILRHKINQGLGAAIRTGLTAAEKDGADIVIKFDADLQHDPNDIFDLIKPILEDSADVVYGNRFNRIEYRMPMVRHIGNKVFTGLMRFLTGWPLKDSQPGIFAINRDYLSVFSLPGDYNYTQQILLDSYHKGMRFAHVDVSFRKRVTGKSFISLKYPFKVGFQILMVLVIVEPMKIFGTIGLLFLSTGLIVFLAELVLYILGYNLKPVVHVNAVLGCLFMGLQTFFFGLLAEIIKKISRNR